In the genome of Paenibacillus sp. FSL R5-0766, one region contains:
- a CDS encoding helix-turn-helix domain-containing protein, with the protein MKLVNPWENIAIQQIIPGSSIHNFDGKVHILYVLKGSIEVESEEESIKVESPGFYILPRSDSFQLTSTQTLSYDIALYYNYDKNQGDNGYQFEFRGDSRKGGNGSDEEMSHLANKLLSGFYLEKNSMSDVEVFNLYFSMLSLLERKYYKEVPIRSNKNMRSRIEEIKFYLGNNFEKDIKLKEIAKKFFVSEQYLSRIFSEIVGQSLSDYLLGHRMRNVERQLLETNDPVTSIGYEAGFTNINSFNRLFKKKHGISPSTFRKTKTPNPVIRNIESEECDQKELEAVLQHVNQEKKRKIRIEAQNSEDIRISSAILNVGQASKLLMTELNDQLAVFEKYKIFEFSRVSGLLNRNMLRVEGNTPDYALVAKAIGKLVARGWKPFIVLNPPEAAEVVTSVGHNHRTYSLENWLKEIQELFRLLLNQYGKSALVQWKIEVVRPSPWHYETGINHGCERFKGKLRSYDLSLDEEFVKYYDEVRKLLKKVEPGLQVGIGGIVLENKETHQHGFLAHLVHEGIEPDFCGISALPYSKKNSTTNGKSAIVKSTKENYLLMMTQSLITYLEDNLNVPDLYLTEFNITSSSRDQLNDMAFKGLYIFHQHLGLTDLYKGIGYWLVSDFAYPNEIAEETIEFSGGPGLLTVSGIPKIGFYAYEFLNKLGNTLLFRDSSLFITKNEDEDITILAYLYAPVDPSYFSSFEKYDMNSNKFIFHNPASKNMILQLYNLPADCRNYRAVVKKISFNDGNALDEALKMTSLNSFDMETIDYLKVRSTPVTYLRHIQARGGTLEMDIKIEPQQILCITLERMY; encoded by the coding sequence ATGAAACTTGTAAACCCGTGGGAAAATATCGCGATTCAACAAATCATCCCTGGAAGCAGCATCCATAATTTTGATGGGAAAGTTCATATCCTTTATGTGTTGAAGGGCTCTATCGAAGTTGAAAGTGAAGAGGAATCGATCAAGGTCGAGTCGCCAGGGTTTTATATTTTACCGAGATCCGACTCCTTTCAGTTGACGTCAACACAGACTCTTTCCTACGATATCGCACTCTATTATAACTATGATAAGAATCAGGGAGACAACGGATACCAGTTCGAGTTTCGTGGCGATTCGAGAAAAGGCGGGAATGGTAGTGACGAGGAGATGAGTCATCTTGCCAATAAGCTACTGTCCGGATTTTACTTGGAGAAAAACAGCATGTCTGACGTCGAGGTATTTAACCTCTACTTCTCAATGTTGAGCTTGCTGGAGAGAAAGTATTATAAGGAAGTTCCCATTCGCAGTAATAAAAATATGCGCAGCCGAATTGAAGAGATTAAATTCTACCTGGGTAACAACTTCGAGAAAGATATCAAGTTGAAGGAAATCGCCAAGAAGTTCTTCGTATCAGAACAGTATTTGTCACGAATATTCTCTGAAATCGTTGGACAATCGTTAAGCGACTATCTGCTGGGGCATCGAATGCGCAACGTGGAAAGACAACTGCTCGAGACAAACGATCCGGTAACCTCTATTGGATACGAGGCGGGGTTTACGAATATCAATTCCTTCAACAGACTTTTCAAAAAGAAACATGGCATAAGTCCGAGCACATTCCGTAAAACGAAGACGCCTAATCCGGTTATTCGGAATATTGAATCAGAGGAATGCGATCAAAAAGAATTAGAAGCCGTTCTGCAGCATGTGAATCAGGAGAAGAAGCGTAAAATTCGAATAGAAGCTCAGAATAGCGAAGATATAAGGATCTCGTCCGCAATCTTGAATGTAGGACAAGCTTCAAAACTGCTGATGACTGAGTTGAACGATCAACTTGCTGTATTTGAAAAGTACAAGATATTTGAATTCTCAAGAGTAAGTGGACTCCTGAACAGAAACATGCTTCGCGTAGAAGGAAATACTCCTGATTACGCACTGGTTGCAAAAGCGATCGGAAAGCTTGTGGCCAGAGGCTGGAAGCCGTTTATTGTACTTAATCCTCCCGAAGCTGCCGAAGTCGTTACGAGTGTTGGTCATAACCATAGAACATACTCCTTGGAAAACTGGCTAAAGGAAATTCAAGAATTGTTCCGTCTGTTACTTAATCAATACGGAAAATCAGCGTTGGTCCAATGGAAAATCGAAGTGGTCAGACCTAGCCCATGGCATTATGAGACGGGTATTAATCATGGTTGTGAACGTTTCAAGGGAAAACTTCGCAGTTATGACTTATCCCTGGATGAAGAATTTGTTAAGTACTACGATGAAGTACGGAAATTACTCAAAAAGGTGGAACCCGGTTTACAGGTTGGGATCGGAGGCATTGTGTTAGAGAATAAGGAGACTCATCAGCATGGCTTTCTGGCTCATCTTGTGCATGAGGGTATCGAACCAGACTTCTGTGGAATTTCCGCACTGCCGTATTCCAAAAAGAACAGTACCACTAACGGTAAATCTGCAATCGTCAAGTCAACCAAAGAAAACTATTTATTGATGATGACCCAAAGCCTGATTACGTATCTGGAGGATAATCTGAACGTACCAGACCTCTATCTCACCGAATTCAACATTACGTCATCGAGTCGCGATCAGTTGAACGATATGGCATTCAAAGGATTATATATATTTCACCAACATCTGGGTCTCACTGACCTCTACAAAGGCATTGGATATTGGTTGGTGTCAGATTTTGCTTACCCAAATGAAATTGCGGAGGAAACCATTGAGTTTAGTGGTGGTCCCGGACTTCTAACCGTGAGTGGCATTCCCAAAATCGGCTTTTATGCCTATGAATTCCTGAACAAACTTGGAAATACATTGCTTTTTCGGGATTCATCCTTGTTCATCACCAAAAACGAAGATGAGGATATTACAATTTTGGCTTATTTATACGCTCCGGTAGACCCATCATATTTTAGCTCGTTCGAAAAATACGATATGAACAGTAACAAATTCATCTTTCACAATCCTGCATCCAAAAATATGATATTACAACTATATAACCTGCCTGCAGACTGCCGTAACTACAGAGCTGTCGTAAAAAAAATAAGCTTCAACGATGGAAATGCGTTAGATGAGGCTTTAAAGATGACCAGTCTGAATTCATTCGACATGGAGACTATAGATTACTTAAAAGTCCGGAGTACCCCGGTAACTTACTTGAGACATATCCAGGCTCGTGGGGGAACTCTGGAAATGGATATTAAGATTGAGCCTCAACAGATACTCTGTATTACGTTGGAGCGAATGTATTGA
- a CDS encoding PTS glucose transporter subunit IIA, with translation MFKKMSALFRTEKQPQEQQSTTVVADEVQPSISDEILLSPMIGQLIPLSDVKDPAFAMGAMGDGIAIEPMEGKVLSPVDGVIMNTPKSKHSLFINSKNGAEILIHVGIDTVKLKGEHFNVLVHVGQQIKAGDLLIEFDLNMIKQSGYEVTTPIIITNSSNYSQIEKNEYKKVIIGEQILQLHAEV, from the coding sequence TTGTTTAAGAAAATGAGTGCATTATTTAGAACTGAGAAACAACCACAAGAGCAACAAAGTACAACAGTTGTTGCAGATGAAGTTCAACCATCTATTTCTGACGAAATACTGCTTAGTCCTATGATCGGGCAATTAATTCCATTGAGTGATGTAAAAGATCCTGCTTTTGCTATGGGGGCTATGGGGGATGGAATCGCTATTGAACCCATGGAAGGAAAGGTTTTATCACCAGTAGATGGTGTTATTATGAATACGCCTAAATCCAAACATTCATTATTTATCAATAGTAAGAATGGCGCAGAAATATTAATTCATGTTGGGATAGATACGGTTAAGCTTAAAGGAGAGCATTTCAATGTTCTGGTTCATGTAGGACAACAGATAAAAGCTGGAGATTTACTTATTGAATTTGATTTAAACATGATAAAGCAGAGTGGGTATGAAGTAACTACACCGATAATTATTACGAATAGTTCGAACTACTCTCAGATTGAAAAAAACGAATATAAAAAAGTAATTATCGGCGAACAAATCCTGCAACTACATGCCGAAGTTTAA
- a CDS encoding TetR/AcrR family transcriptional regulator, whose protein sequence is MGNKHRDDLIAAGKELFLKYGLLQVKIKDVCTKAELSRVTFYKHFQSMAELLLAIQMQLIEHLTDEISRTSTKDMNGREQLKVMLNVWVVFAQDHPDYIRFIQLFDINYEMYDFSPELREKYDKFNQHGKEDHFLLHALTTGVADGSIKNPSPPLELAQFIFTTMMGMLQRIVKIDPSKSDEMDTRIREQFVKMLLHFVCSEEIHE, encoded by the coding sequence TTGGGAAATAAACATCGTGATGATTTGATTGCAGCAGGTAAGGAGCTTTTTTTGAAATATGGATTGCTCCAGGTGAAGATTAAGGATGTATGTACGAAAGCTGAACTTAGTAGAGTGACCTTTTATAAACATTTTCAGTCTATGGCTGAGCTTCTTCTAGCCATTCAGATGCAACTGATCGAACATTTAACAGATGAGATTAGTCGTACATCAACGAAGGACATGAACGGGCGAGAACAACTTAAGGTCATGTTGAATGTATGGGTTGTGTTTGCCCAGGATCATCCAGACTACATCCGGTTTATTCAATTATTTGATATCAACTATGAGATGTATGATTTTAGTCCTGAATTAAGAGAAAAGTATGATAAGTTCAACCAGCACGGGAAAGAAGACCATTTCCTCTTGCATGCTTTAACTACAGGCGTTGCTGACGGCAGTATCAAGAATCCGTCCCCCCCACTCGAGCTTGCTCAATTCATCTTCACAACGATGATGGGTATGCTACAGAGGATCGTTAAGATCGATCCGTCCAAATCCGATGAAATGGATACACGGATCAGGGAGCAGTTTGTGAAGATGCTGCTCCATTTTGTCTGTAGCGAGGAAATACATGAGTGA
- a CDS encoding MFS transporter: protein MSTLPKSVRFPLFILMLNLFIALLGQGMIIPILPEYLKLFHAGGTVAGFLVAAFGAAQFFFSPLGGQLSDRFGRKKLIIAGMFLSVISDIIFALSTSLPFLYVARFIGGISLGLMVPANLAYVADITTPETRAKGMGYFGAAMNLGMVLGPGLGGLIAEMGIRMPYFFAAGLGLIAALMTLLLPETLPPEKRTVSIRLQKGDHLGKKIWSSFKVPYFKYLIVLLVMTFGLMSYETVFALFAEQKYGFDAATISIIITLGAIIGIVVQIWLLDWFVQRIGEIKLIRLSLIITPIALLLMLIKVNLVFLLFASALFFAFNSFLRPSVSTLISKNAGDRQGYASGLNTTFSSLGTVIGPLIAGLLFDKNINFPYIFGAIMLLASLGLTLNAFRSKKGQLYTSE from the coding sequence ATGAGTACATTACCAAAATCAGTTCGCTTTCCACTGTTCATTCTGATGTTAAATCTGTTTATCGCTTTATTGGGGCAAGGCATGATCATCCCCATATTGCCAGAGTATTTGAAGCTTTTTCATGCGGGAGGCACAGTAGCAGGATTTTTAGTTGCCGCCTTTGGTGCGGCTCAATTCTTCTTTTCACCTCTCGGGGGACAACTGTCTGATCGATTTGGACGCAAAAAGTTGATCATCGCAGGTATGTTTCTGTCTGTCATCTCAGATATCATATTTGCGCTGTCGACGTCATTACCGTTCCTCTATGTCGCACGCTTTATCGGTGGAATCAGTCTTGGTTTAATGGTTCCTGCCAACCTCGCATATGTCGCCGATATTACAACGCCAGAAACACGTGCAAAAGGCATGGGCTATTTCGGCGCAGCTATGAACTTGGGGATGGTTCTGGGACCTGGTCTGGGCGGTCTCATCGCCGAGATGGGCATTCGCATGCCCTATTTCTTCGCAGCGGGGCTGGGACTGATTGCGGCCCTAATGACGTTGCTATTGCCTGAGACACTTCCCCCGGAGAAAAGAACGGTCTCCATCCGTCTTCAAAAAGGAGATCACTTGGGCAAAAAAATCTGGAGTTCTTTTAAAGTCCCCTATTTCAAATATTTGATTGTATTGCTTGTCATGACCTTTGGCCTCATGAGTTATGAGACGGTATTCGCTCTTTTTGCAGAGCAAAAATATGGATTTGATGCTGCAACAATCTCCATCATTATTACCTTGGGCGCGATTATCGGTATCGTTGTTCAGATCTGGCTTTTGGATTGGTTCGTACAGAGAATCGGTGAAATTAAGTTGATCCGTCTCTCCTTGATAATCACACCTATAGCTTTATTGTTAATGTTAATTAAAGTCAACCTTGTGTTTCTGTTGTTCGCTTCTGCGTTATTCTTTGCCTTTAATTCGTTTTTGCGACCTTCGGTCAGCACGTTAATATCCAAGAATGCGGGAGATCGGCAAGGTTATGCATCCGGTCTGAACACCACATTTTCCAGTCTCGGAACGGTGATTGGGCCGCTGATCGCAGGACTATTGTTTGACAAAAACATAAACTTCCCGTATATTTTTGGTGCAATTATGCTGCTCGCTTCTCTCGGACTGACCTTGAACGCATTTCGTTCGAAGAAAGGACAATTGTATACAAGTGAATGA
- a CDS encoding DUF3237 domain-containing protein — MKLEELFTVHVNIEESFDLQNSEDDSVVMITFTGSVTGKYFEGIVLGGGVDTQIIGKNGGPHTLSARYMLQGKDYTGHTCKIYIENNGIIDKTLKTALFRTSPKMITDSKALSFLNRETLVGEGHPTESGVDIKIYRKPL; from the coding sequence GTGAAATTAGAGGAATTGTTTACGGTACATGTGAACATCGAAGAATCATTTGATTTGCAGAATAGCGAAGATGATTCGGTTGTCATGATTACTTTTACAGGCAGCGTAACCGGAAAGTACTTTGAAGGAATCGTGCTGGGTGGAGGAGTGGATACGCAGATCATCGGGAAGAATGGTGGTCCGCATACTCTATCGGCAAGATACATGCTCCAAGGCAAGGACTACACAGGGCATACATGCAAAATTTATATCGAAAATAACGGAATCATCGATAAAACGCTGAAAACTGCTTTATTTCGTACTTCCCCCAAGATGATTACAGACAGCAAAGCCTTATCCTTCTTGAATCGTGAGACACTTGTTGGAGAAGGTCATCCGACGGAGTCCGGAGTAGATATAAAAATATATAGAAAACCGCTGTAA
- a CDS encoding histidine-type phosphatase has product MMIKKIGISVASLAMLTSVSVFDVYGAGSKRMIEVSEQSANVVVNGQRVEGESFLYNGVTYVPARAVGEALGQDVDWDNNTQSVFVGAKMNDQQGYRGTKTPYPFKATSYTKAPNGYEPVFINYIGRHGSRHLSSSKYDKTLFELLDIAEKDGQATNLGKELKKEIGKLMKVEKDHYGLLSTTGGEELKGIGTRVGQNFRELFTSDKKVIAQATFKDRTPQSRDQFIDGLEESLGDNKVDILASAFEEGKDPYLRPYDLATKYNEYVEDGDWVKLYEDYVTQSTGTRYAKEVLLQFFSEDFYERLNSGEFELKDEKGKVKLSNPSEAASNLYELYIISSNIKGEGDFEFGRYFTTNQLSWYESVDNINDFYEKGPSLTSTDLPQNIIAPLVKELIVSTEQSIQQKDTAGIFRFAHAETIIPLSSFLDIAGANVSIDKPQDVTQNWNGSVISPMGANIQWILYSNGKDILVKMLRNEEEIAFPIETKTYPYYKWEDVKTYYENKLQKVGLSLDSSLEDNIELLQKEF; this is encoded by the coding sequence ATGATGATCAAAAAAATCGGGATTTCAGTAGCATCACTCGCCATGTTAACGTCTGTAAGTGTGTTTGACGTATATGGTGCAGGCTCCAAACGCATGATCGAAGTTTCCGAACAATCGGCTAATGTGGTCGTGAACGGACAAAGGGTGGAAGGAGAGTCGTTTCTCTACAATGGAGTTACTTATGTACCGGCAAGAGCTGTTGGAGAGGCCCTGGGGCAAGATGTAGACTGGGATAACAACACCCAATCGGTATTTGTTGGAGCAAAAATGAACGATCAGCAGGGATACCGCGGCACCAAAACGCCATATCCTTTTAAGGCAACAAGTTATACAAAAGCTCCTAATGGATATGAACCCGTATTTATTAACTACATAGGGAGACACGGTTCCAGACATCTATCCAGTTCCAAATACGACAAGACGCTCTTTGAACTGCTTGACATCGCTGAGAAGGATGGGCAGGCTACCAATCTCGGCAAAGAGTTGAAGAAGGAAATTGGCAAACTGATGAAGGTTGAAAAAGACCATTATGGATTGTTATCCACTACGGGTGGAGAAGAACTGAAAGGAATAGGAACCAGAGTTGGGCAGAATTTCAGAGAACTATTTACATCAGATAAAAAAGTAATCGCTCAAGCGACCTTCAAAGATCGAACGCCCCAGAGCAGAGATCAGTTTATTGACGGGTTAGAGGAAAGCTTGGGAGATAACAAGGTAGACATTCTGGCTTCAGCCTTTGAAGAAGGGAAAGACCCCTATCTACGGCCCTACGACCTAGCTACGAAGTATAACGAGTACGTAGAAGATGGAGACTGGGTTAAGTTATACGAGGATTATGTCACACAGAGCACGGGAACGCGTTATGCAAAAGAGGTCCTTCTGCAATTTTTCTCTGAAGACTTTTATGAGAGATTGAATTCTGGAGAGTTTGAATTGAAGGATGAGAAAGGAAAAGTGAAGCTCAGCAACCCTAGCGAGGCTGCTTCTAATTTATACGAACTGTACATCATTTCTTCAAATATTAAAGGAGAAGGTGACTTTGAATTCGGGCGGTATTTTACGACCAATCAGTTAAGTTGGTACGAGAGCGTTGATAATATCAATGACTTTTATGAAAAAGGTCCATCTTTAACGTCAACAGATCTGCCGCAGAATATCATTGCACCTCTGGTCAAAGAGTTGATCGTGTCTACCGAACAGTCCATTCAGCAGAAAGACACGGCTGGTATATTTCGTTTTGCTCACGCAGAAACCATCATTCCATTATCTTCATTCCTGGATATCGCCGGAGCTAATGTGAGTATTGATAAACCGCAGGACGTGACCCAAAACTGGAATGGCTCGGTTATCTCACCGATGGGGGCAAATATCCAATGGATTCTGTATTCCAATGGTAAGGATATTCTCGTAAAAATGCTTAGAAATGAAGAAGAGATTGCCTTCCCGATTGAAACAAAGACCTATCCGTACTATAAATGGGAAGATGTGAAGACATATTACGAAAACAAACTGCAGAAGGTAGGCTTAAGCTTGGACAGCAGTTTGGAAGACAATATCGAGCTTTT